The Lycium ferocissimum isolate CSIRO_LF1 unplaced genomic scaffold, AGI_CSIRO_Lferr_CH_V1 ctg97, whole genome shotgun sequence genomic interval ACCTTATAtagttgcctacgtatcccgccaaaGGAATCAGGTCAGAACGTAGTTAGTAGGATACGTGGAAATGGTTTGAAATTTCTAATAAAGGGACCGAACCCGATGTGGATTGCCTACATATCCCACCAAGGGAATCAGGTCGGTGTAGTTCTGTTATATAAATGGTAAAAGTTTGTTGGCTTTCTACCTAAACGTGTTTGACCTGTAGTGTTGATAGTCTACGAATCCCACCGAGGGAATTAGGCCATTTGTAATTCTCCTTGTATAAGGATTTTTGGATTTTCTGTTATAATGCAACCGAACCCTatgtgggctgcctacgtatcccaccacgggaatcaggtcagcGTAGTTCGTACTGTTTTAaaggaaaggttgcaaactaGGTTGTCTAATCTAATGTcgtcttttgatttttcttgactGATAGCTAGCTTTCAGGCTTATGTCATCACCTATTGGCTATTTGCTTTCTTCCAAATGGAATCTTGTCTTCTAATTTCTTTGTTATTCCCTCGAGGTGTACTTGGTTCATTCGTTTTATGTCATGATCATAGAGTTGgcagatttgataaataaagtagaaaataataaatagacAGTTAGAGAAAATCAGAAATGCATTCATAAATTGTGCAATTTTAGCTTCCAAAAGGTGAGGCGAAACAACAAAAGTTTTAGGGCACAATTTAGGcctcaatttttaaaattatgccATCTCAAAAGTTCACTACATGTTCAAATCTACCAAGACTCCCGGCGAACCAGGGATGGAGTACAAGTCCAATTCTTCAAAGTCTCTCCTGGTTCGGCACCCCGGATGGTCGGTGTCTCGGTGTTGTGAGTAGTCGCTAAAGTAATCTTCATTGGTGCTTGTGTTTGGACTGTTCCCACGGGAGCGACAAAGGTTGGTGGCACGATGGCTTTCACATCTCTATCTTTCTCAACAGTGATCATGTTCACATTGGCATTTTCATGAGCAGGTAGAGGGTTGTTTTCCACGTTGGGTCGAGCTCCGGTAAGTTGGATTGCTCCTTCTTTAATCAGggcttcaattttgtttttgagGCCATAGCAATCCTCAGTGTCATGTCCAACGACTCCAGAATGGTAAGCATAGCGCTTGGAACCATCAAAACATCTTGGAATAGGATCGGAAATTTTCCCTTCAATCGGTTGTATCACGCCTGCTGCTTTCAATCTTTCGAACAATTGAGCCAAAGGTTCAGCAAACCGAGTGCAATTACGGGTATTTTTGATGTCAGTGTTTGGACGAGTTTTGGGTGTAGCATGTGGTCGATTTTGGTAAGTAGGAGCTTGAACAGGTTGATACGGACGTGGGTTTTGATGTGAAGGTGCTCAGGGTTGGTAGTAATTTGCTTGGGTATTGTAGACAGGGTAAGGAGATAGTGGAGTTTGGTAAGGTTCAACGTAATGGTAAGGGTAGAAAGGCGGTTGTGGGTGGTTAAAGTATGTGGTGGCTTGGCTTGGCTTATGTCCTTGGACATTCATGGCTGCAGCGacatcttctttcttctttttaagcCCGTTGATAGAACCAGATTGAATAGCTTTGTTTACAGCTTGCAAAGCCGTAAGATCCTGAATTTTTCCAGATTTGATTCCTTCTTCCAAGGCTTCCCCCATTCGGACAACACGTGAATTTTTGTCCCATCATACCtatcattttctcataaaatatgCCGGTGGCCGGCATTCGATGAAGGTAGCGGTCATTTTTCTCGTCGTTCATCGGGGGTTGAACCGTGGCCGCTTCTGACCTCAAACGCAGCGCATACTCACGGAATGACTCAGTTGACTTTTTGGTTAACTTGGTCATATAGACTCTATCTGGTGTAATATCGGTGTTAAAACTGAATCGGTCCATAAAGTCTTGGGCCATGTCACTCTATCCACGCCATTTACGGACGTCCTGTTGTGTATACCAATTAAGAGCTTCACCAGATAAGCTTCTTATGAACAGTTTCATCCTTATGTTCTGATCTCTACCTACTCCAACCAATTTGTCGCAGTATGCCCTTAAGTGTGTATGAGGATCGCCGGTTCCATTGaaagtatcaaattttggcggtTTGTAGCCTACAGGTAGGTCAACATCAGGCTGGACACACAAATCCTCGTATTCTACACTCTTAGTTCCCCTAGCAACTTGAAGGTTTCTCATTGCTTCTTTGAGACTGTGGATCTCTTTTAGCAACATATCGTCCGCCCTTGCTTTTGCctctttctccatttcctcGTATTGTCTACTCGGGTTGGAACGACACCGGCCAATTCTTGGGTTGGTATAGGCTTGTGTTTCTGTTGCATATACCGGAGGAACATAATGCGTGTTAGGAGTGGCAAAATGTGCCCCCTGTATATCTTTGGGTTGGATAAGTTTGGACAGTGGAAATGTTTTGGATTGGAGGTGGTGTGTTATAAATAGTGTTTGTAGGTAGTTGGTTTGATGGATTCAGAGGAGTAGTTGTAGGTGGTGGATTAGTGTTAGTAGGTAACGGAATATAAGGAGTGTGaacttgtgattgatttggtgggtTGACGGGTGGTGGAGTAGGAGTAGCGTAGGTATTGTAGGTAAGTGGTTGATTTTGCGGAGGAGTACAGGTAATGTGGATGGGTGGTTGACTTTGTGGAGGGGTATAGATGGATGATGGATTTGGTGGAGGAAAGTTGTTGTTGGTGGGTGCATTATTTTGCGAAGGAAAGTGTTCAGGGACTGGAGATTCAAGTGATGGAAATCGAGGTGGATTTGGTGCGACAATTCTAGGTTCAGGAGGTGGACTTTGGAGTGTAACAGATAAATTGGTCAGGTCC includes:
- the LOC132046156 gene encoding leucine-rich repeat extensin-like protein 5; its protein translation is MSDPAASVSTGLENIVISSDPPETSEHRNTMQHDEHIARLTQEIEDLRSELNRVRDLTNLSVTLQSPPPEPRIVAPNPPRFPSLESPVPEHFPSQNNAPTNNNFPPPNPSSIYTPPQSQPPIHITCTPPQNQPLTYNTYATPTPPPVNPPNQSQVHTPYIPLPTNTNPPPTTTPLNPSNQLPTNTIYNTPPPIQNISTVQTYPTQRYTGGTFCHS